A window of the Falco rusticolus isolate bFalRus1 chromosome 1, bFalRus1.pri, whole genome shotgun sequence genome harbors these coding sequences:
- the ERAL1 gene encoding GTPase Era, mitochondrial isoform X2, whose amino-acid sequence MPAWGSGDPGAVSLTVLSPVQMLLAARPARAARRPGQDIIIYSRLLESCAPRAAATPARRSGSSSALGSILGIPAEKPADTLGQHPPPVATSKKEQYRLLQNRPDQPQNPKVLRIAIIGAPNAGKSTLSNQLLGRKVFPVSKKVHTTRCKARGVVTSGDTQLIILDTPGLTSPFKAKRHKLDEAMLTDPWDSVKHADLVLVLVDVSDHWTRNSLSKEVLRCLSRFPQIPSVLVLNKVDLLKKKFILLELVNDLTEGIVGGKKLEVTSAFKHNSCSSAKSPLQITEASPPENRAPVSQCLQETDQAQEGSSLGKSSDTKASESSLVTEAEGAKHYGPRDLENTKGWPCFQEIFMLAALHGEEVDTLKQYLLMQAKPGPWEFHSRVLTSQSPQEICDNIIREKILEYLPLEVPYGVVQVTEMWEEGPSGELLIVQKLVVPRKAHMMMLIGRGGKVISRIAQEAGQDLMNVFLCDVCLKLGVEMKS is encoded by the exons ATGCCAGCATGGGGAAGCGGTGACCCGGGTGCTGTGTCCCTAACGGTGCTCTCCCCCGTGCAGATGCTGctcgccgcccgccccgcgcgtGCTGCCCGCCGCCCTGGGCAGGATATCATCATATACT CTCGTCTCCTGGAGAGCTGCGCCCCGCGGGCCGCCGCGACCCCCGCCCGCCGCAGCGGGAGCAGCTCCGCGCTGGGCAGCATCCTGGGCATCCCCGCCGAGAAGCCGGCTGACACCCTGGGGCAGCACCCGCCGCCCGTTGCCACCAGCAAAA AGGAACAGTACCGTCTGTTACAAAATCGGCCTGACCAGCCCCAGAACCCCAAGGTTTTAAGAATTGCCATCATTGGAGCACCCAACGCAGGGAAGTCCACGCTCTCTAATCAGCTCTTGGGCAGAAAG GTTTTCCCTGTCTCTAAGAAAGTGCACACAACCCGATGCAAAGCCCGGGGTGTTGTCACGAGTGGGGACACACAACTG ATCATTCTGGACACACCTGGCCTCACTAGTCCCTTTAAAGCCAAAAG ACATAAATTAGATGAAGCCATGCTGACAGACCCATGGGACAGTGTGAAACATGCGGATTTAG ttctggttttggtggATGTGTCGGATCACTGGACACGAAACTCCCTGAGCAAGGAGGTGCTGCGGTGTCTTTCTCGGTTCCCCCAGATCCCCAGCGTCCTGGTTCTGAACAAG GTGGATCttctaaagaagaaatttatCTTGCTGGAACTAGTAAATGACCTAACAGAGGGAATTGTAGGTGGAAAGAAACTGGAAGTGACATCTGCATTTAAACATAATTCCTGTTCTTCAGCGAAGTCTCCTCTTCAAATCACTGAGGCTTCTCCACCTGAGAATAGGGCTCCTGTGTCTCAGTGCCTGCAGGAAACAGATCAAGCCCAAGAAGGCTCTAGCTTGGGCAAGAGCAGTGATACGAAGGCTTCCGAGTCCAGTCTTgtcacagaagcagaaggggCAAAGCACTATGGACCCAGAGATCTAGAAAATACGAAAGGCTGGCCGTGCTTCCAGGAGATCTTCATGCTGGCAGCTCTCCATGGGGAGGAGGTGGATACACTGAAG CAGTACCTCCTGATGCAAGCTAAGCCAGGCCCTTGGGAGTTTCACAGCAGGGTCTTGACCAGCCAGTCACCTCAAGAGATCTGTGATAATATAATCAGGGAGAAGATACTGGAGTATCTGCCACTGGAAGTGCCCTACGGCGTGGTTCAG GTGACAGAGATGTGGGAGGAAGGACCGAGTGGGGAGCTCCTCATCGTGCAGAAACTTGTGGTCCCAAGGAAGGCTCATATG ATGATGTTGATTGGAAGAGGAGGTAAGGTTATCAGCAGGATTGCTCAGGAGGCTGGCCAGGACCTGATGAACGTTTTCCTGTGTGATGTCTGCTTGAAACTCGGGGTGGAGATGAAGAGTTGA
- the ERAL1 gene encoding GTPase Era, mitochondrial isoform X3: MLLAARPARAARRPGQDIIIYSRLLESCAPRAAATPARRSGSSSALGSILGIPAEKPADTLGQHPPPVATSKKEQYRLLQNRPDQPQNPKVLRIAIIGAPNAGKSTLSNQLLGRKVFPVSKKVHTTRCKARGVVTSGDTQLIILDTPGLTSPFKAKRHKLDEAMLTDPWDSVKHADLVLVLVDVSDHWTRNSLSKEVLRCLSRFPQIPSVLVLNKVDLLKKKFILLELVNDLTEGIVGGKKLEVTSAFKHNSCSSAKSPLQITEASPPENRAPVSQCLQETDQAQEGSSLGKSSDTKASESSLVTEAEGAKHYGPRDLENTKGWPCFQEIFMLAALHGEEVDTLKQYLLMQAKPGPWEFHSRVLTSQSPQEICDNIIREKILEYLPLEVPYGVVQVTEMWEEGPSGELLIVQKLVVPRKAHMMMLIGRGGKVISRIAQEAGQDLMNVFLCDVCLKLGVEMKS, from the exons ATGCTGctcgccgcccgccccgcgcgtGCTGCCCGCCGCCCTGGGCAGGATATCATCATATACT CTCGTCTCCTGGAGAGCTGCGCCCCGCGGGCCGCCGCGACCCCCGCCCGCCGCAGCGGGAGCAGCTCCGCGCTGGGCAGCATCCTGGGCATCCCCGCCGAGAAGCCGGCTGACACCCTGGGGCAGCACCCGCCGCCCGTTGCCACCAGCAAAA AGGAACAGTACCGTCTGTTACAAAATCGGCCTGACCAGCCCCAGAACCCCAAGGTTTTAAGAATTGCCATCATTGGAGCACCCAACGCAGGGAAGTCCACGCTCTCTAATCAGCTCTTGGGCAGAAAG GTTTTCCCTGTCTCTAAGAAAGTGCACACAACCCGATGCAAAGCCCGGGGTGTTGTCACGAGTGGGGACACACAACTG ATCATTCTGGACACACCTGGCCTCACTAGTCCCTTTAAAGCCAAAAG ACATAAATTAGATGAAGCCATGCTGACAGACCCATGGGACAGTGTGAAACATGCGGATTTAG ttctggttttggtggATGTGTCGGATCACTGGACACGAAACTCCCTGAGCAAGGAGGTGCTGCGGTGTCTTTCTCGGTTCCCCCAGATCCCCAGCGTCCTGGTTCTGAACAAG GTGGATCttctaaagaagaaatttatCTTGCTGGAACTAGTAAATGACCTAACAGAGGGAATTGTAGGTGGAAAGAAACTGGAAGTGACATCTGCATTTAAACATAATTCCTGTTCTTCAGCGAAGTCTCCTCTTCAAATCACTGAGGCTTCTCCACCTGAGAATAGGGCTCCTGTGTCTCAGTGCCTGCAGGAAACAGATCAAGCCCAAGAAGGCTCTAGCTTGGGCAAGAGCAGTGATACGAAGGCTTCCGAGTCCAGTCTTgtcacagaagcagaaggggCAAAGCACTATGGACCCAGAGATCTAGAAAATACGAAAGGCTGGCCGTGCTTCCAGGAGATCTTCATGCTGGCAGCTCTCCATGGGGAGGAGGTGGATACACTGAAG CAGTACCTCCTGATGCAAGCTAAGCCAGGCCCTTGGGAGTTTCACAGCAGGGTCTTGACCAGCCAGTCACCTCAAGAGATCTGTGATAATATAATCAGGGAGAAGATACTGGAGTATCTGCCACTGGAAGTGCCCTACGGCGTGGTTCAG GTGACAGAGATGTGGGAGGAAGGACCGAGTGGGGAGCTCCTCATCGTGCAGAAACTTGTGGTCCCAAGGAAGGCTCATATG ATGATGTTGATTGGAAGAGGAGGTAAGGTTATCAGCAGGATTGCTCAGGAGGCTGGCCAGGACCTGATGAACGTTTTCCTGTGTGATGTCTGCTTGAAACTCGGGGTGGAGATGAAGAGTTGA
- the ERAL1 gene encoding GTPase Era, mitochondrial isoform X1 gives MAAPVALAAARVVRWAARAAAAGPLLLGPARLLESCAPRAAATPARRSGSSSALGSILGIPAEKPADTLGQHPPPVATSKKEQYRLLQNRPDQPQNPKVLRIAIIGAPNAGKSTLSNQLLGRKVFPVSKKVHTTRCKARGVVTSGDTQLIILDTPGLTSPFKAKRHKLDEAMLTDPWDSVKHADLVLVLVDVSDHWTRNSLSKEVLRCLSRFPQIPSVLVLNKVDLLKKKFILLELVNDLTEGIVGGKKLEVTSAFKHNSCSSAKSPLQITEASPPENRAPVSQCLQETDQAQEGSSLGKSSDTKASESSLVTEAEGAKHYGPRDLENTKGWPCFQEIFMLAALHGEEVDTLKQYLLMQAKPGPWEFHSRVLTSQSPQEICDNIIREKILEYLPLEVPYGVVQVTEMWEEGPSGELLIVQKLVVPRKAHMMMLIGRGGKVISRIAQEAGQDLMNVFLCDVCLKLGVEMKS, from the exons ATGGCGGCACCCGTCGCCTTGGCGGCGGCGCGGGTGGTGCGCTGGGCTGCGagggccgcggcggcggggcctcTCCTGCTGGGGCCAG CTCGTCTCCTGGAGAGCTGCGCCCCGCGGGCCGCCGCGACCCCCGCCCGCCGCAGCGGGAGCAGCTCCGCGCTGGGCAGCATCCTGGGCATCCCCGCCGAGAAGCCGGCTGACACCCTGGGGCAGCACCCGCCGCCCGTTGCCACCAGCAAAA AGGAACAGTACCGTCTGTTACAAAATCGGCCTGACCAGCCCCAGAACCCCAAGGTTTTAAGAATTGCCATCATTGGAGCACCCAACGCAGGGAAGTCCACGCTCTCTAATCAGCTCTTGGGCAGAAAG GTTTTCCCTGTCTCTAAGAAAGTGCACACAACCCGATGCAAAGCCCGGGGTGTTGTCACGAGTGGGGACACACAACTG ATCATTCTGGACACACCTGGCCTCACTAGTCCCTTTAAAGCCAAAAG ACATAAATTAGATGAAGCCATGCTGACAGACCCATGGGACAGTGTGAAACATGCGGATTTAG ttctggttttggtggATGTGTCGGATCACTGGACACGAAACTCCCTGAGCAAGGAGGTGCTGCGGTGTCTTTCTCGGTTCCCCCAGATCCCCAGCGTCCTGGTTCTGAACAAG GTGGATCttctaaagaagaaatttatCTTGCTGGAACTAGTAAATGACCTAACAGAGGGAATTGTAGGTGGAAAGAAACTGGAAGTGACATCTGCATTTAAACATAATTCCTGTTCTTCAGCGAAGTCTCCTCTTCAAATCACTGAGGCTTCTCCACCTGAGAATAGGGCTCCTGTGTCTCAGTGCCTGCAGGAAACAGATCAAGCCCAAGAAGGCTCTAGCTTGGGCAAGAGCAGTGATACGAAGGCTTCCGAGTCCAGTCTTgtcacagaagcagaaggggCAAAGCACTATGGACCCAGAGATCTAGAAAATACGAAAGGCTGGCCGTGCTTCCAGGAGATCTTCATGCTGGCAGCTCTCCATGGGGAGGAGGTGGATACACTGAAG CAGTACCTCCTGATGCAAGCTAAGCCAGGCCCTTGGGAGTTTCACAGCAGGGTCTTGACCAGCCAGTCACCTCAAGAGATCTGTGATAATATAATCAGGGAGAAGATACTGGAGTATCTGCCACTGGAAGTGCCCTACGGCGTGGTTCAG GTGACAGAGATGTGGGAGGAAGGACCGAGTGGGGAGCTCCTCATCGTGCAGAAACTTGTGGTCCCAAGGAAGGCTCATATG ATGATGTTGATTGGAAGAGGAGGTAAGGTTATCAGCAGGATTGCTCAGGAGGCTGGCCAGGACCTGATGAACGTTTTCCTGTGTGATGTCTGCTTGAAACTCGGGGTGGAGATGAAGAGTTGA